In Curtobacterium sp. TC1, the following proteins share a genomic window:
- a CDS encoding response regulator transcription factor, whose protein sequence is MTSTDPNRLSEGSPSLPNPGARRVRLAILDDHEVLLDSLSSWIAVNAFDFDLALTAHTWLEMVHSDSFPTDLVFLDFQLKEPVSIEARVRTCRAAGAKVIVLSSVDSRESRDRALAAGAAAFLSKSLPMREVMDVAREIMGVARETPQPREWRPLPTGAAAHQRPKLSAGEEEALRLYVSGYSTNEVAGQMNVQYETAKTYLRRVREKYSKVGRPASKKSDLIRRAAEDGFLA, encoded by the coding sequence ATGACCAGCACTGACCCGAACAGGCTCTCGGAGGGGTCCCCGTCCCTCCCGAACCCGGGGGCACGACGTGTGCGGTTGGCCATCCTCGACGACCACGAGGTGCTGCTGGACAGCCTGTCGAGCTGGATCGCGGTGAACGCGTTCGACTTCGACCTGGCCCTGACCGCGCACACCTGGCTCGAGATGGTCCACAGCGACAGCTTCCCGACCGACCTGGTGTTCCTCGACTTCCAGCTCAAGGAACCCGTGTCGATCGAGGCCCGTGTCCGCACCTGCCGTGCCGCCGGCGCGAAGGTCATCGTGCTCTCGAGCGTCGACAGCCGCGAGTCCCGCGACCGTGCCCTGGCAGCAGGTGCCGCTGCGTTCCTGTCGAAGTCCCTGCCGATGCGCGAGGTCATGGACGTCGCCCGCGAGATCATGGGCGTCGCACGGGAGACCCCGCAGCCACGCGAATGGCGTCCGCTGCCCACCGGGGCGGCCGCGCACCAGCGTCCGAAGCTCAGTGCCGGCGAGGAAGAGGCGTTGCGGTTGTACGTGTCCGGCTACTCGACCAACGAGGTCGCCGGGCAGATGAACGTGCAGTACGAGACGGCGAAGACCTACCTGCGCCGGGTGCGCGAGAAGTACAGCAAGGTCGGCCGTCCCGCCTCGAAGAAGTCCGACCTGATCCGGCGGGCGGCCGAGGACGGGTTCCTCGCGTAG
- a CDS encoding sensor histidine kinase translates to MLGIPTHLAPRVNAWSTVRAFHAGAIGSLVAAAIALLLYRLSEPDVQVISAVLALVPMLGMIGVHVQFGTWRSAVAFLVVGGVCAWWFAMVVQQQVPLGWVTSYLLSLAVIPLILVGGAGAVPSRVVLWSFLGFLTGRAATWIAVVQADGPPRPLVLAWVTLGFVVVLVLFTSRSTGRSERVQPELLRSAREEHVSAYRAGVEAEAAAILHDTVLNHLNAIALAPDGPMDPHLARTVEADVAVLTGKGWLAPPARQRPGAAVDAFAVMVDEHRAAGLDVTVSGDPAALDRLDQRAVTALVRAVGQCLANVRKHAGTDAAEVSVFDDGTSCTVMVVDDGRGFDEDTTGADRMGLRGSVRDRIARVGGDVQIWSSPGSGTSVMMTVPFGPVTDTVDTVAPGHVDAVVPGEVGGRGTDR, encoded by the coding sequence GTGCTCGGTATCCCCACGCACCTCGCACCGCGAGTGAACGCGTGGTCGACGGTGCGGGCGTTCCACGCCGGTGCGATCGGATCGCTGGTGGCGGCTGCGATCGCGTTGCTGCTGTACCGGCTGTCCGAGCCCGACGTGCAGGTGATCAGTGCGGTCCTGGCGCTCGTCCCGATGCTCGGCATGATCGGTGTGCACGTGCAGTTCGGCACCTGGCGCTCCGCGGTCGCGTTCCTGGTCGTCGGCGGCGTCTGTGCGTGGTGGTTCGCGATGGTCGTGCAGCAACAGGTCCCGTTGGGCTGGGTCACCTCGTACCTGCTGTCGTTGGCGGTCATCCCGCTCATCCTGGTCGGCGGAGCCGGCGCCGTGCCGAGCCGCGTCGTGCTGTGGTCCTTCCTCGGGTTCCTGACCGGTCGGGCGGCGACGTGGATCGCGGTCGTCCAGGCTGACGGCCCACCGCGTCCGCTCGTGCTCGCCTGGGTGACGCTCGGGTTCGTGGTCGTGCTGGTGCTGTTCACGAGTCGGAGCACCGGTCGGTCGGAGCGGGTGCAACCGGAGTTGCTGCGGTCGGCGCGTGAAGAGCACGTCTCCGCGTACCGTGCCGGCGTCGAGGCCGAGGCGGCTGCGATCCTGCACGACACCGTCCTGAACCACCTCAACGCGATCGCCCTGGCACCCGACGGTCCGATGGACCCCCACCTGGCCCGGACCGTCGAGGCCGACGTCGCCGTCCTGACCGGCAAGGGCTGGCTCGCACCACCCGCGCGGCAACGGCCCGGCGCCGCGGTCGACGCGTTCGCCGTCATGGTCGACGAGCACCGCGCGGCCGGTCTCGACGTCACGGTGTCCGGCGATCCGGCCGCCCTCGACCGGCTCGACCAGCGTGCGGTCACCGCGCTCGTCCGTGCCGTGGGGCAGTGCCTGGCCAACGTCCGCAAGCACGCCGGCACCGACGCGGCCGAGGTCAGCGTCTTCGACGACGGCACGTCGTGCACCGTGATGGTGGTCGACGACGGTCGCGGCTTCGACGAGGACACCACGGGCGCCGACCGCATGGGACTGCGCGGCTCCGTGCGCGACCGCATCGCCCGGGTGGGCGGGGACGTGCAGATCTGGTCGTCGCCCGGCTCGGGCACGAGCGTGATGATGACGGTGCCGTTCGGGCCGGTCACCGACACGGTCGACACCGTCGCCCCCGGCCACGTCGACGCCGTGGTCCCCGGTGAGGTCGGCGGGCGGGGGACCGACCGGTGA